In the Pseudanabaena sp. PCC 7367 genome, one interval contains:
- a CDS encoding magnesium chelatase subunit H, whose product MFTPVKPTVRHISPKNIDGRALMKVVYVVLEPQYQSALSAAITSINQHNPELAIEVSGYLIEELRDPENFAAFEQDIAAANVFIASLIFIEDLAQKVVAAVTPHRDRLDVCVVFPSMPEVMRLNKMGSFSMANLGQSKSAIAQFMRKRKEKAGSSFQDSMLKVVQTLPKILKFMPMDKAQDARNFMLSFQYWLGGSERNLENFLLMLAQHYIPATQGKLTVGEPVTYPDMGIWHPIAPKMFEDVEEYLNWYNDRRDISDDLKDPLAPCVGLVLARTHLVTGDDAHYVAIVQELESLGAKVIPVFAGGLDFSKPVEAYFSRQIRGARENRTQILVDSVVSLTGFALVGGPARQDHPKAVEALKKLNRPYMVSLPLVFQTTEEWEQSDLGLHPVQVALQVALPELDGAVDPIVMSGRDEMTGRAIALADRVEMIAGRAMKWANLRRKPRCDKKIAITIFSFPPDKGNIGTAAYLDVFASVHKVVQSLGHNGYAVKDLPENGQELMQEILHNPNAMVGSPELNIAAKLSVADYEKHTPYYERIVEEWGPAPGHLNSDGQNLLIYGKQYGNVFVGVQPTFGYEGDPMRLLFSKSSSPHHGFAAYYTYLNQIWQADAVLHFGTHGSLEFMPGKQIGLSGECYPDNLIGALPNIYYYAVNNPSEATIAKRRGYATTISYITPAPENAGLHRGLKELNELIGSYKELRLGNRGVSIVNTIMDKVRLVNLDQDVNLPDRDAKEMSLEERDNIVGQVYNKLMEIESRVLPCGLHVVGEPPKIDEITDVLASIASFDRFEDNLKSLPRLICESIGKDIEQVYKNSDRGIYEDVELLASLRTATNKAVAAMVQANTDVDGRVSKISVLNFINLGKTAPWIQSLQDSGYGEVAPETVKPLFEFLEFCLKQIVADNELGGLIRALEGEYIMPSPGGDPIRNPLVLPTGKNMHALDPQSIPTSAAVQAARVVVERLLDRQKADNNGQWPETIACMLWGTDNIKTYGESLAQILCMIGVKPMADSLGRVNRVELIPLEELGRPRIDVVVNCSGVFRDLFINQMDLLDRAVRMAADADEPVEMNFVRKHAIAQAEELGLTTQQAATRVFSNSSGSYAANVNLAVENSTWEEEQDLQDMFLSRKSFAFGSQFSNTQQRQIYETALKTADVTFQNLDSSEISLTDVSHYFDSDPTNVIANLRQDGKKPNAYMADTTTANAQVRTLSETVRLDARTKILNPKWYDGMLNHGYEGVREISKRLVNTMGWSATAGAVDNWVYEDVNDVYVQDAEMRDRLKNLNPHSFRKMVGTLLEVNGRGYWETSDYNLQMLRDLYQELEDRIEGVE is encoded by the coding sequence ATGTTCACACCCGTCAAGCCGACAGTCAGACATATCAGCCCCAAGAATATTGATGGTCGTGCATTGATGAAGGTGGTCTATGTTGTCTTGGAGCCTCAGTATCAAAGTGCGCTCTCGGCAGCAATTACCTCCATAAATCAACATAATCCCGAACTGGCGATCGAAGTGAGTGGCTACTTGATCGAAGAACTCCGTGATCCGGAAAATTTTGCCGCCTTTGAGCAAGATATTGCCGCTGCCAATGTTTTCATTGCTTCGTTGATTTTTATCGAAGACCTGGCGCAAAAAGTAGTAGCTGCGGTTACGCCCCACCGCGATCGCCTTGATGTGTGTGTAGTATTTCCATCGATGCCGGAAGTAATGCGCCTGAATAAGATGGGTAGCTTTAGCATGGCCAATTTGGGTCAATCCAAATCAGCGATCGCCCAGTTTATGCGCAAGCGCAAGGAAAAAGCAGGTAGCTCCTTCCAAGACAGTATGCTGAAGGTGGTGCAAACCCTGCCCAAGATCCTGAAGTTTATGCCGATGGATAAGGCACAGGATGCCCGTAACTTTATGCTCAGCTTTCAATATTGGCTGGGTGGTTCGGAGCGCAACCTGGAAAACTTCCTGTTGATGCTGGCGCAACATTATATTCCCGCGACCCAGGGTAAGTTAACTGTGGGTGAGCCGGTTACCTATCCCGACATGGGCATCTGGCATCCGATCGCGCCAAAAATGTTTGAGGACGTTGAAGAATATTTAAATTGGTACAACGATCGCCGCGATATTTCTGATGATCTAAAAGATCCATTGGCTCCCTGTGTGGGCTTGGTCTTAGCTAGAACTCACCTGGTCACTGGCGATGATGCCCATTATGTGGCGATCGTGCAGGAGCTTGAGTCCCTTGGTGCAAAAGTGATTCCGGTGTTTGCTGGTGGGCTGGACTTCTCTAAGCCAGTCGAAGCCTATTTCTCACGGCAGATTCGCGGCGCTAGGGAAAACCGCACCCAGATTCTGGTTGATAGCGTGGTGTCGCTAACTGGCTTTGCCCTGGTGGGTGGCCCAGCTCGTCAGGATCATCCCAAGGCGGTCGAAGCCCTCAAAAAGCTAAATCGCCCCTATATGGTGTCATTGCCATTGGTGTTCCAAACCACCGAAGAATGGGAACAGAGCGATCTGGGTTTGCATCCAGTGCAGGTGGCGTTGCAGGTGGCCTTGCCGGAGCTGGATGGTGCCGTCGATCCGATCGTGATGTCGGGGCGCGATGAAATGACCGGCAGGGCGATCGCCTTGGCTGATCGGGTGGAAATGATCGCCGGTCGAGCGATGAAATGGGCAAACCTGCGCCGCAAACCGCGCTGTGATAAAAAAATTGCGATCACGATCTTTAGCTTTCCCCCCGATAAGGGCAATATTGGTACTGCCGCCTATTTGGATGTGTTTGCTTCGGTGCACAAGGTGGTGCAATCGCTCGGCCACAATGGCTATGCGGTCAAAGACCTGCCAGAGAATGGTCAGGAATTAATGCAGGAAATTCTGCATAACCCCAATGCGATGGTCGGTAGCCCAGAGCTAAATATTGCCGCCAAGCTATCGGTAGCTGATTACGAAAAGCATACGCCCTATTACGAAAGAATTGTAGAAGAGTGGGGGCCAGCACCGGGACATCTCAACTCCGATGGCCAAAACCTGCTGATTTATGGCAAGCAATATGGCAATGTGTTTGTGGGTGTGCAGCCCACCTTTGGCTATGAGGGTGATCCGATGCGCCTGTTGTTTAGCAAGTCCAGCTCGCCCCACCACGGTTTTGCCGCCTACTACACCTATTTAAATCAAATCTGGCAAGCGGATGCGGTGTTGCATTTTGGCACCCACGGATCGCTGGAGTTTATGCCTGGCAAGCAAATTGGCCTGTCGGGTGAATGCTATCCCGATAATTTGATTGGCGCTTTGCCAAATATTTATTACTACGCGGTCAATAACCCCTCAGAGGCCACGATCGCCAAGCGGCGAGGCTATGCCACCACGATCAGCTACATTACGCCAGCGCCAGAGAATGCTGGTTTGCATCGCGGTTTAAAGGAATTAAATGAGTTAATTGGTTCTTACAAGGAATTGCGGCTGGGCAATCGCGGTGTCTCGATCGTCAATACGATCATGGACAAGGTACGTCTGGTAAATCTCGATCAAGATGTGAATTTGCCCGATCGGGATGCCAAGGAAATGAGCCTGGAAGAACGCGATAACATTGTCGGCCAGGTCTATAACAAACTGATGGAGATCGAATCGCGGGTGTTGCCCTGTGGCTTGCATGTGGTGGGTGAACCGCCCAAAATCGATGAAATTACTGATGTTTTGGCCAGCATTGCCAGCTTCGATCGCTTCGAAGACAACCTCAAATCCCTGCCAAGATTAATCTGCGAGAGTATTGGCAAAGACATAGAGCAGGTCTATAAAAATAGCGATCGGGGTATCTATGAGGACGTAGAGCTATTGGCCAGTTTGCGCACGGCTACGAACAAAGCAGTTGCCGCGATGGTGCAGGCTAATACAGACGTTGATGGCCGAGTCTCGAAGATATCGGTATTGAATTTTATCAATCTGGGTAAAACTGCGCCCTGGATTCAATCTTTGCAAGATTCTGGCTATGGCGAAGTCGCTCCAGAAACAGTTAAACCCCTGTTTGAATTTCTAGAATTCTGCCTCAAGCAGATCGTGGCCGATAACGAACTGGGCGGCTTGATTCGGGCATTGGAAGGCGAATATATTATGCCCAGTCCTGGTGGTGATCCAATCCGGAATCCGCTGGTGCTACCAACGGGCAAAAATATGCATGCCCTCGATCCCCAGTCGATCCCTACCAGTGCAGCGGTACAGGCGGCCAGAGTAGTAGTAGAACGGCTACTCGATCGCCAGAAAGCCGATAATAATGGCCAATGGCCGGAAACGATCGCCTGTATGCTGTGGGGCACCGATAATATCAAAACCTATGGTGAATCCCTGGCGCAAATCCTTTGCATGATTGGCGTGAAGCCAATGGCAGACTCACTAGGACGAGTCAATCGGGTGGAATTAATTCCCCTCGAAGAACTTGGCCGACCCCGGATCGATGTGGTGGTGAACTGCTCCGGTGTATTCCGCGATCTATTTATTAATCAAATGGACTTGCTCGATCGGGCGGTACGGATGGCAGCGGATGCCGATGAACCAGTGGAAATGAACTTTGTGCGCAAACATGCGATCGCCCAGGCGGAAGAACTTGGCCTGACTACTCAACAAGCTGCCACCAGGGTATTCAGTAACTCCTCTGGTTCCTATGCGGCAAATGTGAACCTGGCAGTGGAAAACAGCACCTGGGAAGAGGAACAAGACTTGCAGGATATGTTCCTGTCGCGTAAGTCCTTTGCCTTTGGATCGCAGTTTAGCAACACCCAGCAGCGGCAAATTTATGAAACTGCGCTCAAGACCGCCGATGTTACCTTCCAGAATCTTGATTCCTCGGAAATTAGTCTTACTGACGTAAGTCACTATTTTGATTCTGATCCCACGAATGTAATTGCGAACCTGCGCCAGGATGGTAAAAAACCCAATGCCTATATGGCTGATACCACCACCGCCAATGCCCAGGTGCGCACATTATCAGAAACGGTGCGATTGGATGCCCGCACCAAAATTTTGAACCCTAAATGGTATGACGGCATGCTCAATCATGGTTATGAGGGGGTGCGCGAAATTTCCAAGCGCCTGGTGAACACAATGGGTTGGTCTGCCACAGCAGGTGCAGTGGATAACTGGGTCTATGAGGATGTGAACGATGTTTATGTGCAAGATGCCGAAATGCGCGATCGCCTCAAAAACCTCAATCCCCACTCGTTCCGCAAAATGGTAGGTACTTTGCTAGAGGTAAATGGACGTGGCTATTGGGAAACCAGCGACTATAACCTGCAAATGCTGCGCGATCTGTATCAAGAGCTAGAGGATCGGATCGAAGGCGTGGAATAG